A window from Citrus sinensis cultivar Valencia sweet orange chromosome 5, DVS_A1.0, whole genome shotgun sequence encodes these proteins:
- the LOC102609848 gene encoding disease resistance protein RGA2-like → MAHALVSSLLDQLNSIAQDQVKEKWRLVTGVEQEVGKLTTNLQAIQAVLEDAEQRQMKQDKAVTFWLDQLRDASYDMEDVLEEWITETRKLQLDERGDDDDDDNDSAFVTFLTKVCSFFPVASNCFGGFKQLSLRHDIAVKIREISEKLDVIARQKDSFKFVENVSNNVRKPERVRTTSLIDEGEVFGRVDEKSELLSKLLGESSEQHPHIISLVGFGGIGKTTLAQLAYNNDEVKRNFEKVIWVCVSDTFEEVRVAKAIIEGLGESKEASDLSEFQSLMSHIYRSIGGKKIFLVLDDVWDGDSNKWDPFFFCLKNGLHGSKILVTTRNESIARMMGTTESDTISIEQLAEEECWLFFKQLAFFGRCFEDCEKLEPIGRKIACKCKGLPLAAKVIGNLLRSKITVKEWQRILDSEMWKVEEIGQGLLAPLLLSYNDLPSNSMVKRCFSYCAVFSKDYSMNKEELISLWMAQGYFNVEEDEEMEMIGEEYFNILATRSFFQEIEKDEDDDDFMSCKMHDIVHDFAQFVCRKECLWLEIDGNKESVINSFDDKVRHLGLNFEGGAPLPMSIHGLNRLRTLLIDDGSFLYPSLHSSILPGLFSKLACLRALVIRQSSSFSDPSPYLITEIPENVGKLIHLKYLNLSKLCIERLPETLCELYNLQKLDIRGCVYLRELPAGIGKLMNMRSLLNGETDSLKYLPIGISRLTSLRTLEKFVVGGGVDGGGTCRLESLKNLQLRGKCCIEGLSNVSHVDEAERLQLYNKKNLLRLYLEFGGAVDGEGEAGRRKNNEKDKQLLEALQPPLNVEELRIIFYGGNIFPKWLTSLTNLRDLILFFCVNCEHLPPLGKLPLEELGLLNLKSVKRVGNEFLGIEESTEDDPSSSSSSSSVIAFPKLKYLEIWGMEELEKWNYRITRKGNISIMPRLSALSICDCPKLKVLPDYILQTTTLQELRIEDCPILEERYREGKGEDWHKISHIPHIKWSP, encoded by the coding sequence ATGGCTCATGCGCTCGTTTCCTCTCTCTTGGACCAGCTGAATTCCATTGCTCAAGATCAGGTGAAAGAAAAGTGGAGGCTTGTGACGGGTGTCGAACAAGAAGTGGGAAAGCTTACCACCAATCTTCAAGCCATTCAAGCTGTGCTGGAAGATGCAGAGCAGAGGCAAATGAAGCAGGACAAAGCTGTTACTTTTTGGCTAGATCAGCTCAGAGACGCATCCTACGACATGGAAGATGTGTTGGAAGAGTGGATCACTGAAACACGGAAATTGCAGCTTGATGAGCGAggcgatgatgatgatgatgataacgACAGTGCTTTTGTTACTTTTTTGACGAAGGTATGTTCCTTCTTTCCTGTTGCCTCAAACTGCTTTGGTGGTTTCAAACAACTCAGCCTTCGTCATGATATTGCTGTCAAGATTAGAGAAATCAGTGAAAAGCTAGATGTTATTGCCAGACAAAAAGatagtttcaaatttgttGAGAATGTGAGTAACAATGTTAGGAAACCAGAGCGAGTGCGAACCACCTCCTTGATTGATGAGGGAGAGGTTTTTGGTAGAGTTGATGAGAAAAGTGAGCTCTTAAGCAAGTTGTTGGGTGAAAGTAGTGAACAACACCCTCATATCATCTCACTGGTTGGGTTCGGGGGTATAGGTAAAACCACTCTTGCACAACTAGCCTATAATAATGATGAggtgaaaagaaattttgaaaaagttatATGGGTGTGTGTATCAGACACTTTTGAGGAGGTTAGGGTGGCCAAAGCAATCATTGAAGGTCTAGGCGAGTCAAAAGAAGCTTCTGATTTAAGCGAATTCCAATCTCTTATGAGCCATATCTATAGATCaattggaggaaaaaaaatttttcttgTCTTAGATGATGTatgggatggggattccaatAAATGGGATCCATTCTTCTTTTGTCTAAAGAATGGTCTCCACGGAAGTAAAATTTTGGTTACCACACGTAATGAGTCAATTGCACGTATGATGGGAACAACAGAGTCAGATACTATCTCCATTGAACAACTGGCTGAAGAGGAATgctggttgtttttcaagcaGTTAGCATTTTTTGGTCGCTGTTTCGAGGATTGTGAAAAATTAGAACCAATCGGGCGAAAAATTGCATGCAAGTGCAAAGGCCTGCCTCTTGCTGCAAAGGTAATAGGGAATCTCTTGCGCTCTAAAATTACAGTAAAAGAGTGGCAAAGAATTTTAGATAGTGAAATGTGGAAAGTAGAAGAGATTGGGCAAGGTCTTTTGGCTCCTTTGTTGTTGAGTTATAACGATTTGCCCTCCAATTCGATGGTAAAACGGTGTTTCTCATATTGTGCTGTCTTTTCAAAAGACTACAGTATGAACAAAGAAGAATTGATTAGTTTGTGGATGGCTCAAGGTTACTTTAACGTAGAAGAAGACGAAGAAATGGAGATGATTGGAGAAGAGTATTTCAACATCTTGGCAACACGCTCTTTCTTTCAAGAGATTGAAAAagatgaggatgatgatgattttatgaGCTGTAAGATGCATGACATAGTACATGATTTTGCCCAATTTGTATGTAGAAAAGAATGTTTGTGGCTAGAAATTGATGGTAACAAAGAATCAGTcataaattcttttgatgacaAAGTCCGTCACCTAGGATTAAATTTTGAAGGAGGCGCTCCACTTCCTATGTCCATTCATGGACTTAATAGATTGCGGACCCTCCTAATTGATGATGGAAGTTTTCTCTATCCATCTCTTCATAGTAGCATCCTTCCGGGGTTATTTAGTAAATTGGCGTGTTTAAGGGCATTAGTTATAAGGCAATCGTCCTCATTTTCTGATCCTAGCCCATATTTGATTACAGAAATTCCAGAAAATGTTGGAAAATTgatacatttaaaatatcttaatttgTCTAAATTATGTATAGAGAGACTGCCTGAGACTTTGtgtgaattatataatttacaaaagCTAGATATTAGGGGTTGCGTATATCTTAGAGAATTGCCTGCGGGGATTGGGAAGTTAATGAACATGAGGAGTTTACTGAATGGTGAAACTGATTCGTTGAAGTACCTACCAATAGGGATTTCTAGATTGACCAGCCTTCGAACATTAGAAAAGTTTGTTGTGGGTGGAGGTGTTGATGGTGGCGGCACGTGTAGGCTTGAATCTCTGAAAAATCTTCAACTCCGTGGTAAATGTTGTATAGAAGGGCTGAGTAATGTGTCGCATGTAGATGAGGCTGAGAGGTTACAACTTTACAATAAGAAAAACCTCCTTCGTTTGTATCTTGAGTTTGGTGGAGCCGTAGATGGGGAAGGCGAAGCAGGGAGGAGGAAGAACAATGAGAAAGATAAACAACTTCTTGAAGCCTTACAACCGCCTTTGAATGTAGAGGAGTTAAGGATTATATTCTACGGAGGCAACATTTTTCCCAAATGGTTGACTTCACTAACCAACCTAAGGGATTTAATACTTTTCTTCTGCGTTAACTGTGAGCATTTGCCTCCTTTAGGAAAATTGCCTCTGGAAGAACTCGGACTATTGAACTTGAAAAGTGTAAAAAGAGTGGGAAATGAGTTTTTGGGAATAGAAGAAAGCACTGAGGATGatccatcttcatcttcatcgtCATCATCAGTTATTGCCTTCCCCAAATTGAAATATCTCGAAATTTGGGGAATGGAAGAATTGGAAAAGTGGAATTACAGGATTACAAGAAAGGGAAACATCTCCATCATGCCACGTCTTTCTGCCTTGTCGATTTGTGATTGCCCCAAATTAAAGGTGCTGCCGGATTACATTCTTCAAACAACGACACTGCAGGAATTGAGGATTGAGGACTGCCCTATTCTAGAAGAACGTTACAGAGAGGGGAAAGGAGAAGACTGGCATAAGATTTCTCACATTCCCCACATCAAGTGGTCGCCGTAA